One genomic segment of Marinibacterium anthonyi includes these proteins:
- the alkJ_6 gene encoding Alcohol dehydrogenase [acceptor], which yields MRTFSKALEKGDRLMTLQAGLVHGRIGRRAFIQMAVAAGASMATAKVWAQELGDAAITQRYNAQNLAGAYDYIVVGSGSGGAVVAGRLAAETDASVLVLEAGDTDQIDAVLNPLMWPTNIRSERDWGYSAEPSDKVNGRSLILPMGKVVGGGSSINVMIWARGHKNDFDHWAAETGDAAWSYDNVLKIYKRIEDWHGPADDSRRGTGGRLFMTEVQDPNPIAPAFLSACESVGIPAYADMNGEMMEGEGGAALANVRIKDGMRRNLPADYLWETLKRPNITLLTGATVHRLELDGTTVTGVTFEKGGEVITVGATERVVLSAGAINTPRILMQSGIGPAAHLREVGVEVAHDLPGIGQNFQDHILAAGCVWEYNTPLPPHNSAAEATFFWKSDSSLDTPDLQPFQIEVPYASEVHGPAFEVPAGSWTIAPGIVKPKSRGEVRLTGPNLGDPLSIDGGFLKEEADLTALTRCIELCREIGNSSPLAEFVKREVMPGALPGEDLKDFARNAAGTYFHESCTCKMGTDEMSVVDGSLSVYGIENLSIADASVMPQVSTGNTMAPTVIIGERMADILVGAI from the coding sequence ATGAGAACTTTCTCGAAAGCGCTCGAAAAGGGCGACAGGCTGATGACGCTTCAGGCCGGGCTGGTGCACGGGCGGATCGGGCGGCGGGCCTTTATCCAGATGGCCGTGGCGGCTGGCGCGTCGATGGCAACGGCAAAGGTCTGGGCGCAGGAACTTGGCGATGCCGCGATCACCCAGCGTTACAACGCGCAAAACCTTGCGGGGGCCTATGACTATATCGTCGTGGGTTCCGGCTCGGGCGGCGCGGTGGTTGCCGGGCGTCTGGCAGCCGAAACCGATGCCAGCGTGCTCGTCCTTGAGGCGGGCGATACCGATCAGATCGACGCGGTGCTGAACCCGCTGATGTGGCCCACAAACATCCGCTCCGAACGCGACTGGGGCTATTCGGCAGAGCCATCCGACAAGGTGAATGGGCGTTCTCTGATCCTGCCCATGGGCAAGGTCGTGGGCGGCGGCTCGTCGATCAACGTAATGATCTGGGCGCGCGGCCACAAGAACGATTTCGACCATTGGGCAGCGGAGACCGGCGATGCGGCCTGGAGCTATGACAATGTGCTGAAGATCTACAAGCGGATCGAAGATTGGCATGGCCCTGCCGATGACAGCCGCCGCGGCACGGGCGGGCGTCTCTTTATGACCGAGGTGCAGGATCCCAACCCGATCGCGCCGGCCTTCCTGTCGGCCTGCGAAAGCGTCGGCATCCCGGCCTATGCCGACATGAACGGCGAAATGATGGAAGGCGAAGGCGGCGCGGCGCTGGCCAATGTGCGGATCAAGGACGGTATGCGCCGTAATCTGCCCGCCGACTACCTGTGGGAGACGCTCAAGCGCCCCAACATCACGTTGCTGACAGGGGCAACGGTGCATCGTCTTGAGTTGGACGGGACCACTGTGACAGGCGTAACCTTCGAGAAGGGCGGCGAGGTCATCACCGTCGGCGCGACGGAGCGCGTCGTCTTGTCGGCGGGTGCGATCAATACGCCCAGGATCCTGATGCAATCGGGCATCGGCCCGGCGGCCCATCTGCGCGAGGTCGGCGTCGAGGTGGCGCATGATTTGCCCGGCATCGGCCAGAACTTCCAGGACCATATCCTCGCGGCAGGCTGCGTCTGGGAATACAACACACCGTTGCCGCCGCACAATTCGGCCGCCGAGGCGACATTCTTCTGGAAATCGGACTCAAGCCTCGACACACCTGATCTTCAGCCCTTCCAGATCGAGGTTCCCTATGCCTCGGAAGTCCATGGCCCGGCCTTCGAGGTTCCGGCGGGGTCGTGGACCATCGCGCCCGGCATCGTGAAGCCGAAATCGCGCGGCGAGGTGCGGCTGACCGGGCCGAACCTCGGCGATCCCCTCTCGATTGACGGCGGCTTCCTCAAGGAAGAGGCCGACCTGACCGCGCTCACCCGCTGCATTGAACTGTGCCGCGAAATCGGCAACTCCTCCCCGTTGGCCGAGTTCGTGAAACGCGAGGTGATGCCCGGCGCGTTGCCGGGCGAAGACCTCAAGGACTTCGCCCGCAACGCTGCCGGGACCTATTTCCACGAAAGCTGCACCTGCAAGATGGGCACGGACGAGATGTCGGTCGTGGATGGGTCGCTGTCAGTTTATGGCATCGAAAACCTGTCGATTGCTGACGCCTCGGTCATGCCGCAGGTCTCGACCGGCAACACGATGGCCCCAACCGTGATCATCGGCGAGCGGATGGCCGACATCCTGGTCGGAGCGATCTAA
- the cbdA_2 gene encoding 2-halobenzoate 1,2-dioxygenase large subunit — MFTQSNLDELSGRVSGAIQDEPENGIFRCRRDIFTDEELFELEIKHIFEGNWIYMAHESQIPEPGDYFTLHMGRTPVVITRDKDGELHALVNACSHRGAMLCRFKRRNQKTFTCPFHGWTFSNTGKLLKVKDPKGAGYPEQFNKDGSHDLTKVARFENYRGFLFGSLSEDVKPLEDYLGEARKMIDMIVDQADDGLEVLRGASTYTYDGNWKLQAENGADGYHVSAVHWNYVATTAHRNDDGKEDKIKATDASKWAKQRGGFHAYENGHILLWTEWADPTNRPGFPRLEEWTEKHGKTKAEWMVGVLRNLCLYPNVFLMDQFSSQIRVFRPVSVDKTEVTIYCIAPKGESQEARSRRIRQYEDFFNASGMATPDDTEEFRATQRGYAGSSHAKWNDLTRGATQWIEGPDEDAKALGINPVLSGARTEDEGLFVIQHTNWSTRMKQAIDQERADAADMRTAAE; from the coding sequence ATGTTCACCCAATCTAACCTCGACGAACTCAGCGGTCGGGTCTCCGGAGCGATTCAGGACGAGCCCGAAAACGGCATCTTCCGGTGCCGCCGGGATATATTCACCGACGAAGAGCTGTTTGAACTGGAGATAAAGCACATCTTCGAAGGCAATTGGATCTACATGGCGCATGAAAGCCAGATCCCCGAGCCGGGTGATTATTTCACCCTGCACATGGGCCGCACGCCGGTCGTCATCACCCGCGACAAGGACGGTGAATTGCATGCGCTGGTCAATGCCTGTTCGCACCGGGGCGCAATGCTGTGCCGCTTCAAGCGCCGCAACCAAAAGACCTTTACCTGCCCGTTCCACGGCTGGACCTTCTCGAACACCGGCAAGCTATTGAAGGTGAAAGACCCCAAAGGCGCGGGCTACCCAGAGCAGTTCAACAAGGACGGCAGCCACGATCTGACCAAGGTCGCGCGTTTTGAAAACTATCGCGGGTTCCTGTTCGGTTCGCTCAGCGAGGATGTGAAGCCGCTGGAGGACTATCTGGGCGAGGCCCGCAAGATGATCGACATGATCGTCGATCAGGCCGATGACGGTCTCGAAGTGCTGCGCGGCGCCTCGACCTACACCTATGACGGCAACTGGAAGCTTCAGGCCGAAAACGGCGCCGACGGCTATCACGTGTCGGCCGTGCACTGGAACTATGTCGCCACGACGGCGCACCGCAACGACGACGGCAAGGAAGACAAGATCAAGGCGACCGACGCGTCCAAATGGGCAAAGCAGCGCGGCGGCTTCCACGCCTATGAGAACGGGCACATCCTGCTGTGGACCGAATGGGCCGACCCAACGAACCGCCCCGGCTTTCCGCGCCTGGAGGAATGGACCGAGAAGCACGGGAAGACCAAGGCCGAATGGATGGTCGGTGTGTTGCGCAACCTCTGCCTTTATCCCAACGTGTTCCTGATGGACCAGTTTTCCAGCCAGATCCGGGTGTTCCGCCCGGTCAGCGTCGATAAGACCGAAGTGACGATCTACTGCATCGCCCCCAAGGGCGAAAGCCAGGAGGCCCGGTCGCGCCGCATCCGCCAATACGAGGATTTCTTCAACGCCTCGGGCATGGCGACGCCGGACGACACCGAAGAATTCCGTGCCACGCAGCGCGGTTACGCCGGATCGTCGCACGCCAAGTGGAACGACCTGACTCGCGGGGCGACCCAGTGGATCGAAGGCCCGGACGAAGACGCCAAGGCGCTCGGCATCAACCCGGTCCTGTCAGGCGCACGGACCGAGGATGAGGGCCTCTTCGTTATCCAGCACACCAACTGGTCCACGCGTATGAAGCAGGCGATCGACCAAGAACGTGCCGATGCGGCCGATATGCGCACTGCTGCGGAATGA
- the catB_2 gene encoding Muconate cycloisomerase 1: MIHVTKIDKIETRILDIPTIRGHVLSMATMRTQTAVLVTIRFSDGSEGLGEGTTIGGLSYCAESPESIRSAIDVYIAPALTGRDADDVNGALQLIDKSVRGNNIAKTAVEIALWDGLGKRLGVSVSQLFGGAVHDRLPVAWTLASGNSDTDIAEAQQMIETRRHNIFKLKIGKRTVREDVEHVARISQALGDAASIRVDVNQAWSLAEARWGLKGLQEIGCELVEQPVEAHDIAGMAELTRSHEIAVMADEVLGGPEDALTVAGARAADVFAVKVAQSGGLKRGAEVVAIAQAAGIGLYGGTMLETGLGTAAALQLFATVEKLHWGTEFFGPLLLTDEILAEPIGYRDFCVEIPSGPGIGVTLDPDKVDYFSRDARRAIKAVAGE; encoded by the coding sequence GTGATCCACGTGACCAAGATTGACAAGATCGAGACTCGAATTCTCGATATCCCGACGATCCGCGGGCATGTGTTGTCGATGGCGACGATGCGCACCCAGACCGCCGTTCTGGTGACCATCCGCTTTTCCGACGGCTCCGAAGGGCTAGGCGAAGGCACTACGATTGGTGGGCTGAGTTATTGCGCGGAAAGCCCCGAAAGCATCCGCTCGGCCATCGACGTATATATTGCGCCCGCGCTGACCGGACGCGACGCCGACGATGTGAACGGCGCGTTGCAACTGATCGACAAGTCCGTGCGTGGCAACAACATCGCGAAAACGGCGGTTGAGATTGCGCTGTGGGATGGATTGGGCAAGCGTCTTGGCGTGTCGGTCTCGCAACTTTTTGGCGGCGCGGTTCACGACCGTTTGCCGGTGGCATGGACCTTGGCTTCGGGCAATTCGGACACCGATATCGCCGAGGCGCAGCAGATGATCGAAACGCGTCGTCACAACATTTTCAAGCTGAAAATCGGCAAGCGCACGGTCCGCGAGGACGTCGAGCATGTGGCGCGGATCAGTCAGGCCCTGGGCGACGCGGCGAGCATCCGCGTCGATGTCAATCAGGCCTGGTCACTGGCCGAGGCGCGATGGGGCCTGAAGGGATTGCAGGAGATCGGCTGCGAACTGGTCGAACAGCCGGTTGAGGCGCATGACATCGCCGGGATGGCCGAGTTGACCCGCAGCCACGAGATCGCGGTGATGGCCGACGAGGTGCTGGGCGGTCCCGAGGACGCGCTGACGGTTGCTGGCGCGCGGGCGGCGGATGTGTTCGCGGTGAAAGTGGCGCAGTCGGGCGGCCTCAAACGCGGCGCAGAAGTGGTCGCTATCGCCCAGGCGGCGGGGATCGGGCTTTACGGAGGAACGATGCTGGAAACCGGCCTTGGTACCGCCGCTGCACTACAACTGTTCGCGACCGTAGAGAAACTGCATTGGGGCACAGAATTCTTCGGCCCATTGCTGCTCACAGATGAAATTCTCGCAGAACCGATCGGCTATCGTGATTTCTGCGTCGAGATCCCGAGCGGGCCGGGGATCGGCGTGACGCTCGACCCCGACAAAGTCGACTATTTCAGCCGGGATGCGCGCCGGGCGATTAAAGCGGTTGCTGGCGAATAA
- the btr_2 gene encoding Bacillibactin transport regulator, producing the protein MSQVQVRNNVQAVRAVDKLVEYRTAHYASHSEAARYFTNTPARVRFRFANPIICRLVSGHKVMSVAASDTFDFTPGDVMFVPPGLDIDIDLSVARVDAPIECDCIEIENERVDSVLGRLNETMTRGGNPVVTSLDWTAFSVLRGSEADELDLPNLMRLFQTERDVFSDLRIDTKIDELLLRLFQLRGRSLLVSNLGSDDFGIAAAASLIRDNLHRHVPISELARAAATSESSVNRQFKKFFGTTPARFANKVRIAEAKRQLRKSAMPIETLAFELGFSDASHFGRTFRRTTGETPAEYRKRRQHPPAGLV; encoded by the coding sequence ATGAGCCAAGTACAAGTACGCAACAACGTCCAAGCCGTGCGTGCGGTGGACAAATTGGTCGAGTACCGGACCGCTCACTATGCCTCGCATTCTGAAGCAGCAAGATATTTCACTAACACGCCCGCGCGCGTGCGGTTTCGCTTTGCCAATCCAATCATTTGCCGCCTCGTTAGTGGGCACAAGGTCATGAGCGTAGCCGCCAGCGATACATTCGATTTTACACCCGGTGACGTCATGTTCGTGCCGCCGGGGCTGGATATCGATATAGATCTAAGCGTTGCACGCGTGGATGCGCCGATCGAATGCGATTGCATCGAGATCGAAAACGAGCGCGTCGACTCTGTGCTCGGACGGCTGAACGAGACCATGACGCGCGGCGGCAACCCGGTCGTGACGTCGCTTGACTGGACAGCGTTCTCTGTGTTGCGGGGTAGTGAGGCGGATGAGCTTGATCTGCCGAACTTGATGCGCCTGTTCCAGACTGAAAGAGATGTGTTTTCCGATCTGCGTATTGACACCAAGATTGATGAACTCCTTCTACGGCTATTTCAGCTTCGCGGGCGTTCGCTGCTTGTCAGCAATCTCGGATCGGACGATTTCGGCATTGCAGCGGCGGCCAGTCTGATCCGTGACAATCTGCACCGCCATGTGCCAATCTCGGAACTGGCACGTGCTGCCGCGACGTCCGAATCGTCCGTGAACCGCCAGTTCAAGAAGTTCTTTGGCACGACGCCCGCGCGCTTTGCCAACAAGGTCCGCATCGCCGAGGCCAAGCGTCAGCTGCGCAAATCCGCAATGCCGATCGAGACCCTCGCCTTCGAGCTCGGCTTTTCCGATGCAAGCCATTTCGGCAGGACCTTTCGCAGAACCACTGGCGAGACGCCGGCGGAATACCGCAAGCGCCGCCAGCACCCACCAGCCGGTTTGGTCTGA
- the benC gene encoding Benzoate 1,2-dioxygenase electron transfer component, with the protein MTTYNIALNFEDGVTRVIQCDDDEKVTDAAFRQKINLPMDCRDGVCGTCKCFAEKGEYELEFYMDESMSDEEAEEGYVLTCQMIPESDCVLRVPASSAVCKTAPEAVHGEVLAVDNLSETSFGLRVQLSRPIAFLPGQYVNVTVPGTGKHRSYSFSSAPGAEEATFLIRNLPGGVMSSYLGERANPGDAVTLTGPMGAFYLRPIERAQLWLAGGTGLAPFLSMLEQVAEQGLDHPIVLYYAVTRSADLVELDRLEKLAAKAGNVTLITILASEDEVHDRKGYVTDHISAKDLHEGDCDVYLCGPPPMVDAVRRHFGELGLEPKNFFYEKFNPTEAESDAA; encoded by the coding sequence ATGACGACCTACAATATCGCCCTGAATTTCGAAGACGGCGTCACCCGCGTCATCCAGTGCGATGACGACGAAAAGGTGACGGACGCCGCCTTTCGCCAGAAGATCAACCTGCCGATGGACTGCCGCGACGGGGTTTGCGGCACCTGCAAGTGTTTCGCCGAGAAAGGCGAATACGAACTTGAATTCTACATGGACGAGTCCATGTCCGACGAAGAGGCAGAAGAGGGCTACGTCCTCACCTGCCAGATGATCCCCGAAAGCGACTGCGTCTTGCGGGTGCCGGCATCCTCGGCGGTCTGCAAGACGGCGCCCGAGGCCGTCCACGGCGAAGTGCTCGCTGTGGACAACCTGTCGGAAACATCGTTCGGGCTGAGGGTGCAGCTTTCGCGGCCGATCGCCTTTCTGCCGGGCCAGTATGTGAATGTCACGGTGCCCGGCACGGGAAAGCACCGGTCCTATTCGTTCTCCTCGGCGCCCGGCGCGGAAGAGGCGACGTTCCTGATCCGCAACCTGCCCGGTGGGGTAATGAGCTCATATCTGGGCGAGCGCGCCAATCCAGGCGATGCAGTAACGCTGACCGGCCCCATGGGAGCGTTCTACCTGCGGCCCATCGAACGCGCCCAGCTTTGGCTGGCAGGGGGCACGGGCCTTGCGCCTTTCCTGTCGATGCTGGAGCAGGTTGCGGAACAGGGGCTGGATCACCCCATCGTGCTCTACTACGCGGTGACGCGTTCCGCTGACTTGGTCGAGCTCGACCGCCTCGAAAAACTGGCCGCGAAGGCCGGCAACGTCACCCTCATCACGATCCTCGCTTCCGAAGATGAGGTCCATGATCGTAAGGGCTATGTGACCGATCATATTTCCGCCAAGGACCTGCATGAAGGCGATTGTGACGTATATCTCTGCGGCCCGCCGCCAATGGTCGATGCCGTGCGCCGCCATTTCGGAGAGCTCGGGCTCGAACCGAAAAACTTCTTCTACGAAAAGTTCAACCCGACCGAAGCGGAGTCCGACGCAGCATGA
- a CDS encoding Alpha/beta hydrolase family protein has translation MLGGHSWGGMVITGAADRLAPGKLRRLVYHSAFVPTTGESLMDLCPPNCRVMFDQMRAATGTVGFPEPVFSEEFMNDASAE, from the coding sequence GTGCTGGGCGGGCACAGCTGGGGCGGCATGGTGATCACGGGCGCGGCAGACCGGCTCGCGCCCGGCAAGCTGCGGCGGCTAGTCTATCATAGCGCGTTCGTACCCACTACCGGCGAGAGCCTGATGGATCTCTGTCCGCCGAATTGCCGTGTCATGTTCGATCAGATGAGGGCGGCGACAGGCACAGTGGGCTTTCCCGAACCGGTGTTCAGTGAGGAGTTCATGAACGATGCCTCCGCCGAGTGA
- the xylC_2 gene encoding Benzaldehyde dehydrogenase [NAD(+)] gives MLDWLKRGGGGAELPTREMFIGGAWCAASGNKTFATDNPTSGETIAQVADATSGDVTAAIDAATAAQPGWAALPPAARAGLFHRAAALFVERQQDFVDMLVAETGSGSGKAMFECSLVPLAMAEAAGLATREIGEIYPSQVPGKINRTMRAPAGVVGTISPWNFPLYLSLRGFIYALALGNTAVLKPSEDSPLSGGLMLAELFKDAGFPPGVFNVVTTSRDGAAMVGDAFVSDKRIAVMSFTGSTRVGQLLSTACAKAFKPIVLELGGKNPMIVLGDADLDRAVDLAFFGSFLHQGQICMSCDKILVARPLYDAFVEKLVAKTVNFVPTNPDEQTCVVGPIINTRQLRRIEATVDAALEVGAKAECGGTAQDPFYTATVLTGVTPDMDVWRDEIFGPVTTVTPFDSEDQAIAMANDTPYGLSASVVTGDVLRGELLAERIQAGMVHVNDSTVHDEPHCPFSGLGASGGGGKWGPKGAIEAFTTQRWISTQRQAHPLPF, from the coding sequence ATGCTCGATTGGCTCAAGCGTGGCGGCGGCGGCGCTGAACTGCCGACCCGCGAGATGTTTATCGGTGGCGCATGGTGCGCGGCCAGCGGAAACAAGACCTTTGCGACGGACAATCCCACCAGCGGCGAGACGATCGCGCAGGTGGCTGACGCGACCTCTGGCGATGTGACGGCGGCGATCGATGCCGCAACGGCGGCGCAGCCAGGGTGGGCGGCCCTGCCGCCTGCCGCGCGTGCGGGCCTGTTCCACCGTGCGGCAGCTCTGTTCGTCGAACGCCAGCAGGATTTCGTCGACATGCTCGTGGCCGAGACTGGCTCGGGTTCTGGTAAAGCGATGTTCGAATGTTCGCTCGTGCCGCTGGCAATGGCGGAGGCCGCGGGCCTGGCCACCCGCGAGATCGGCGAGATCTATCCCAGCCAGGTGCCGGGCAAGATCAACCGCACCATGCGGGCACCCGCGGGCGTGGTCGGCACGATCAGCCCGTGGAATTTCCCGCTCTATCTGTCGCTGCGGGGCTTTATCTATGCGCTGGCACTTGGCAACACCGCCGTCTTGAAACCGTCGGAGGACAGCCCGTTGTCGGGTGGGCTGATGCTGGCGGAACTGTTTAAGGATGCAGGTTTCCCGCCCGGCGTGTTCAATGTCGTGACCACCTCACGCGATGGCGCGGCCATGGTGGGTGACGCCTTTGTCAGTGACAAGCGTATCGCAGTGATGAGCTTCACCGGATCGACCCGCGTGGGTCAGCTGCTCTCAACCGCTTGTGCCAAGGCATTCAAGCCCATCGTGCTGGAGCTCGGCGGCAAGAACCCGATGATCGTGCTGGGCGACGCTGATCTCGACCGGGCGGTCGATCTGGCGTTCTTCGGTTCGTTCCTGCATCAGGGCCAGATCTGCATGTCCTGCGACAAGATCCTTGTGGCGCGACCGCTTTATGATGCCTTCGTCGAAAAGCTGGTCGCCAAGACCGTCAATTTCGTGCCCACCAACCCCGACGAGCAAACCTGCGTGGTCGGCCCGATCATCAACACACGGCAGTTGCGCCGGATCGAAGCCACGGTGGATGCGGCGCTTGAGGTCGGTGCCAAGGCGGAATGCGGCGGCACGGCGCAAGACCCGTTTTACACTGCAACGGTGCTGACCGGTGTGACCCCGGACATGGATGTCTGGCGGGACGAGATCTTTGGCCCCGTGACCACCGTGACACCCTTCGACAGCGAGGATCAGGCGATCGCGATGGCCAATGATACGCCTTATGGCCTGTCGGCCTCGGTCGTCACCGGCGATGTGCTGCGAGGCGAACTTCTTGCCGAGCGCATCCAGGCAGGCATGGTCCATGTCAACGACTCGACCGTCCATGACGAACCTCATTGCCCGTTCTCGGGGCTTGGCGCCTCGGGTGGTGGTGGCAAATGGGGGCCAAAAGGCGCCATCGAGGCCTTCACCACGCAGCGATGGATCTCGACTCAGCGCCAGGCGCATCCGCTGCCGTTCTAG
- the cbdB gene encoding 2-halobenzoate 1,2-dioxygenase small subunit: MTTATLERAGSETEMSFADIEAFLFAEARALDDRDWDTWLTFYHKDCPFWMPAWDDYDTLTEDPQNEVSLMYYPDRAGIEDRVFRIKTDRSSATSLPEPRTNHNLSNIEVLRHEGAQIELRFNWLTLSYRYGATDQHWGTSYYTIDTSGHKPLITSKKVVLKNDHIHHVIDVYHI, encoded by the coding sequence ATGACGACTGCAACACTTGAACGCGCCGGGAGCGAGACGGAGATGAGTTTCGCCGATATCGAAGCGTTTCTTTTTGCTGAGGCACGCGCGCTTGATGACCGCGACTGGGATACCTGGCTGACCTTTTATCACAAGGACTGCCCGTTCTGGATGCCCGCTTGGGACGACTATGACACCTTGACCGAGGACCCGCAAAACGAAGTGTCGCTGATGTACTACCCCGACCGGGCGGGCATCGAAGACCGCGTGTTCCGCATCAAGACCGACCGCTCGTCCGCGACGTCGCTGCCAGAGCCGCGCACCAATCACAACCTCTCCAATATCGAGGTGCTGCGCCATGAGGGTGCCCAGATAGAACTACGCTTCAACTGGCTGACACTCAGTTATCGCTACGGCGCGACGGACCAGCATTGGGGCACGTCCTACTACACCATCGATACGAGTGGCCACAAGCCGCTGATCACGTCGAAGAAAGTGGTGCTCAAGAACGACCACATCCACCACGTGATCGACGTTTACCACATCTGA
- the mhpC gene encoding 2-hydroxy-6-oxononadienedioate/2-hydroxy-6- oxononatrienedioate hydrolase, whose translation MSEDRYVDIMGLRTRYRQVGASGPAVLLVHGIYSSIEDWQGNIGPLAERYRVWAVDLPGCGRTDKPADFDLSLDGQVAFLRAFVAELGLESFHLVGHSMGGRLSLGLTRAEPARVRSLTLVSPAVIGYETYILFRLSTLPVLGELLTWPNRFGMRTLMREVVYDKSVITDEIVRERWAFARLPGAQRAFLRTLRGLATLQGFRPDLVRDLHSWLGEIDLPLMAIWGAQDKLAPAHHLHFIEQGTKVARKELYDRCGHLPQLEHKDRFNADLGAFLADIDHK comes from the coding sequence ATGAGCGAAGATCGCTACGTCGACATCATGGGGCTGAGGACGCGCTACCGGCAGGTGGGCGCGTCCGGTCCGGCGGTGCTCCTCGTCCACGGCATCTATTCGTCCATCGAGGACTGGCAGGGCAATATCGGCCCGCTCGCCGAGCGATACCGGGTCTGGGCGGTGGACCTGCCGGGCTGCGGACGGACCGACAAGCCTGCCGATTTCGACCTGTCGCTCGATGGGCAGGTCGCGTTTCTGCGGGCTTTCGTGGCGGAACTCGGGCTCGAAAGTTTCCACCTCGTGGGGCACTCGATGGGCGGACGGCTGTCATTGGGGCTCACGCGCGCGGAGCCGGCTCGGGTTCGTTCGCTTACCCTCGTCTCGCCAGCGGTGATCGGCTACGAGACCTATATTCTTTTCCGGCTCTCGACCCTGCCGGTGCTGGGCGAGCTTCTGACCTGGCCCAACAGATTCGGGATGCGAACCCTGATGCGTGAGGTCGTTTACGACAAGAGTGTCATCACCGACGAGATCGTCCGCGAGCGGTGGGCCTTCGCCCGGTTGCCAGGCGCTCAGCGTGCCTTTCTGCGTACCTTGCGCGGGTTGGCAACGCTTCAGGGGTTTCGCCCCGATCTGGTGCGCGACCTGCACTCGTGGCTGGGCGAGATCGACCTGCCACTGATGGCGATCTGGGGGGCGCAGGACAAGTTGGCCCCGGCCCATCATCTGCACTTTATCGAACAGGGCACGAAAGTCGCGCGCAAGGAACTCTACGACCGTTGCGGGCACTTGCCGCAGTTGGAACACAAGGACCGCTTCAACGCCGATCTGGGTGCCTTTCTCGCGGATATCGACCACAAGTGA
- the ompW_3 gene encoding Outer membrane protein W precursor: MTLQAIVTPPAVAAIALVATLQSAQAQDFSDRKIELKAGLTGVFFDETATVSIGGVEVPGGDARIDDNVTAIFEVGYFFRPDISVWLGLGLPTTTSLYGAGSLEAFGHLGDVTYGAPSLTLRYHFNTDGRVSPYIGAGAVYGLILDEEDGALADVSVDNGWGTVLVAGVDYAIDDRWGAFAEIKKSWLETETGFTAPTGAGPVAGGSKLTLDPVTVTLGVSYRF; the protein is encoded by the coding sequence ATGACTCTGCAAGCGATAGTGACCCCGCCCGCTGTGGCCGCGATTGCGTTGGTGGCGACGCTCCAGAGCGCTCAGGCGCAGGACTTTTCGGATCGCAAGATCGAGTTGAAGGCCGGCCTGACGGGTGTGTTCTTTGACGAGACCGCGACCGTCAGCATAGGCGGCGTGGAAGTGCCAGGCGGTGATGCTCGGATCGACGACAATGTCACAGCCATTTTCGAGGTCGGGTACTTCTTTCGCCCGGACATTTCGGTCTGGTTGGGCCTCGGCCTCCCCACGACAACAAGCCTTTACGGTGCCGGTTCGCTTGAGGCGTTCGGGCATCTGGGCGATGTCACCTATGGCGCCCCGAGCCTGACCCTGCGCTACCATTTCAACACCGACGGCAGGGTATCGCCCTATATCGGAGCAGGTGCGGTCTATGGGCTGATCCTCGACGAAGAAGATGGGGCGCTTGCCGACGTGTCGGTCGATAACGGCTGGGGCACGGTGCTGGTCGCCGGTGTCGACTATGCCATCGACGACAGATGGGGCGCTTTTGCGGAGATCAAGAAATCCTGGCTGGAAACCGAAACAGGTTTCACAGCGCCCACTGGGGCCGGACCGGTGGCGGGGGGCTCAAAGCTCACGCTCGATCCGGTCACGGTCACGCTGGGTGTGTCGTATCGGTTCTGA